A portion of the Lolium rigidum isolate FL_2022 chromosome 1, APGP_CSIRO_Lrig_0.1, whole genome shotgun sequence genome contains these proteins:
- the LOC124684112 gene encoding BTB/POZ and MATH domain-containing protein 1-like, which translates to MSSASAIVAPTWSGHHLLKIDGYSFTKDVPTGQKIESRSFDLGGHRWHIDYYPNGCTAEDEDYISLFLVLEDSVFKAVKAQQKFSFAGEVKGQAPSLGSSVTVNNYTCLQGWGTSSFVKREDLEESEHLHDDSFTVRCDIVVISDYQAEDLPESTPPTFVSVEPSDLHQHLGDLLRSEKGADVVFEVAGETFAAHRCLLAARSPVFSAMLFGGMKEGNTVHIHDMDAQVFKALLGFAYTDSLAWATEEDEEDEAMFQHLLVAADRYNMERLKSICEDKLCKHIDVDKVGIILELAEQHHCDGLSKACLSFLGSPTNLRAFVDSDGFNCLSKSCPSVIKKLIAMLAFVS; encoded by the coding sequence GCACCACCTGCTGAAGATCGACGGCTACTCCTTCACCAAGGACGTCCCCACCGGACAGAAGATCGAATCCCGCTCTTTCGACCTTGGCGGACATCGATGGCACATCGATTACTACCCCAACGGCTGCACCGCTGAGGACGAGGACTACATATCCCTGTTCCTTGTTCTCGAGGACAGTGTTTTCAAGGCGGTGAAGGCGCAACAGAAGTTCTCTTTCGCCGGCGAGGTCAAGGGCCAAGCTCCATCACTAGGATCATCCGTAACGGTAAACAACTACACTTGTCTGCAGGGCTGGGGGACTAGTAGTTTCGTCAAAAGGGAAGACCTGGAGGAGTCGGAGCATCTCCATGATGATTCTTTCACGGTCAGATGCGATATCGTCGTCATCAGCGATTACCAGGCTGAGGATCTGCCCGAGAGCACTCCTCCAACCTTCGTCTCTGTGGAACCATCTGACCTTCACCAGCACCTTGGCGACCTCCTTAGGAGCGAGAAGGGCGCCGACGTGGTTTTTGAGGTTGCCGGCGAGACCTTCGCAGCGCACCGGTGCCTGCTCGCCGCCCGGTCGCCGGTCTTCAGCGCGATGCTCTTTGGCGGCATGAAGGAGGGCAACACAGTGCACATACACGACATGGATGCCCAGGTGTTCAAGGCGTTGCTCGGTTTTGCATACACGGACTCCTTAGCATGGgcgacagaggaagatgaagaagacgaggCCATGTTCCAGCATCTGCTTGTTGCCGCGGACAGGTACAACATGGAGAGGCTGAAGAGTATCTGCGAGGATAAGCTATGCAAGCACATCGACGTGGACAAGGTGGGGATTATCCTGGAGCTGGCCGAGCAGCACCACTGCGACGGCCTAAGCAAAGCATGCTTAAGTTTTCTCGGCTCCCCGACAAACCTTCGAGCTTTTGTAGACAGTGACGGCTTCAATTGTCTGAGCAAGAGCTGCCCTTCTGTTATTAAGAAGCTGATTGCCATGTTGGCCTTTGTTTCGTGA